The genomic stretch ATTCATATGTGAACTACACAAATTAAGTTGGCAACTTAATGTGGCCACAGAAAATACAAAGAACTACAGAAGGTTGAGACACAACATTTGTGTAAGCAATTGAAGAGATAGGTCTGAATCATACCGCAGCAAGAGGATCCTCAACATGAATCAAGGAGGCCGGAGAAATATCATTTGGAGATGTCATTCCTCTACCTTTGTCGGGTGTTGAGACACACTCTAGAACAGACATATGTGGTTCTGCTGCGAGTGAACCACATATTATCTATGAATTAGTATTAATTACAAATCACACAAAAAAGGCTTATGCGTACCCAAGGTTCCAACCTGTATGTGGCAACCCTGCATCCTTGCGATCACTGCTTGGTCTTCCAACTTCATTCACATTTCGATGATTTAGCAAAATCAACTTCAATTCTTGCTCTATGTTGCTCTTTCCAGAAGAAGTCGCTTCCATGCTCAATGCAACCTCCAGATCATGCATGGCAGATGAATAATTCTTCAATGATGCATTTATCATTCCCCTCCTGTACCATGCCTGAAACATAGAAATAAGGTGAAACCAAAACAGTAACTTGGAGTCCATGCTGTAGCTTgaattctccaaaaaaaaaaacagagacgcACGCAGTATAAATAAGATGCATGCTTATAGCTGTCACGATCCTACTACCTTGGCATAATTAGGTGAAACGGAAATGGCCCTGTCGCAATCCCGTAAACACTCTTCCAGGAGGCCCAATTTCTGCAAAGTTTGACAAAAATCATTGTGGCATAAGGACACCTCATTCAACAGGataaaataaaatcattgttagcAATCTAACTTAAATATAGCCGAAACAATTATACTAGCCACCTTCCAATATCTTCACTATTTTCCAAGATATTATTCCAAGTCCTAGAATGAGAAAACTGCAGGAAACAAACAGATAAATAGAAGACTCACATGCATAGTGGAGGCACGATTGACATATAATGTAGCCAGCAAAATCTCATCAGTGACATCAGAACTAATCGGGACGTAACGTAGCGCCTGTAAAATGCAATGCAAAAAAGAACTTATTATCGCCGAGAAAGAATATTAATCAATGAGCTAAATCAAAATGGCACTAAAAATGGTGTGTGGTGGATTGGTCTAAATCAAGGTGACACTATTTTAATATTCCCTCCGGCCCAAATTAATTGAATCAGTTTAGGGAGTAACTAAACAAGTGAACAATCCCACATGTTTTCACTCTGCTGAACGATTGAGTTACTCTTGCATGAGatgataaaagtgcaaagaaaaatGTGGCAAATTGTAAAATCCCCCATTTTGCATATGGGTTAGAACAAAACTCTCCTTTTCGCAGCACGGTTACAAGGTGTGGTGTGCAAATCATTAGCCGCAATTATCAATCTTGTGGTCACAAAAATTACCTGCGAATAGAAACTAAGCGCCTGTTGGAACTCCCTCCGGGAGAAGCACGCATTGCCCTGGCCCTTGAGCTCCACCGCCCTCCCCTTGTCCTTGCTGCACAGCGCGAGCTCCGGGTCGGTCAGCTCGCTGATGACCTTTTCGACAGCGCAGCAAAGACACAGCCACTGAGTGAGACCACAGAGCAAGACGGCTAGCTACGCTGGCTGGTGGCCAGGAGCACAAAATAGAGTACAGCGAAGCGGCGGGGTGGGTAGTTACCTGGTGGAAGAGAGGGAGACCGTCGAGGAAGGTGAGAAGCAGGGAGGTGGTGGACGGGAGGTCGCGGGTCGTGCCCTCGCCGACGGCTCGCCGGAGGTCGGCCGGCACCGCCGATTTGAGCCGCTCCATGGAAATCGAAAGCGGGGCGGAAGGAAGAGAGCGGGTGACGTCACAGCCTTGAACCCCCAGGTCGGCCCGTCGGGCTGTTGGGCCTCACATATCGAATCTGGCAACAAATGTGGCCCAGTATAGTGACAAATAGCCCATACATGGCCCATCTTCTCCTCTCTCTCCACCGGCACGGGCGCAAAGCAAAATCCGTAGAGAACCGGCAGAAATCCCCAATCTTTTCCGGTCGCCGGAACACCCCACCCGAGCGCATCGGCAGCCGGCGAGGAACCCGCTCCGGTAGGCGGCGATGGGCGGGCACGGCGGGCTGAACATCCTGCCGCAGAAGCGCTGGAACGTCTACAGGTTCGACAACCAGGAGAAGGTCCGCGTCGACGAGGCCGAGGCCGCCCGCCAGGACCAGCTCCAGCGCGAGGCCACCCGCCGCCGCGAGTCCCACTCCCGCCTCGTCGCGCTCCGCCGCAACCGCGGCCTCCAGGCGAACTCGCCCTCCCCACCCCGCGCCCCGTCTCCACCCCCGCCCTCCGTCCGGcccgccccgcccccgccccccgCCGCCCGGCCCGCGGATCCACTACCCGTCGCCTCCGACGGCGACCACATCAACCTCTTCTCCGGCCCCGCCGCCGACTTCGCCGCGCTTGCCTCCGCTAGCGGCGGGAGGGGCGCAGCTCGGGAGCGGGAGCCTGCGGCCGACTCCAAGCCCAACCCTAAGAagcggaagaaggaggaggagaccaGGACGGCGGGGCCCGACGATGAGAAGTACAGGCTGGGTTACGGCCTCGCCGGGAAGGGCGTTGCGGCGCCCTGGTACGCGTCCAAGCCCTTGGCTTCCTCGTCTAAGGATCGGAGAGATTACGCTGAAGGCAGCGGGGAGAAGAGGAGTGGAGGGAAGAAGAGCATCGAGGAGCTtagagaggagaggaggaagagggaggccAAGGAgaaggagcgcgagcgcgccttgCTTGCTGCTACatcgaggaagaaggagaggcagCCGGACCGGGGGTACTCGTCAAGGTAGCGCCATTGGAAGGCTTTTGCTGTGGTTTCATTAATTTTCTGTTTGCGGTTCCATTGTAATTGTTGTCTGTGTATTCCTCGGCTGCAGGTATGTGCGTTGATGCGATGGTTCGTGTGTTGGTGTGAAGGATTTGCAACGGATATTCGCTGGAGGTACGATAGTGCAATACATGTTAAGGTTCTAATTTTGGATTAACGACTAGCATGGATAGTTAGTTTCTTATTGGTTGCAAAGGGTGCACACCAAAATTATATAGAATCGTCAGTTTGTTCGTGGTTTATGGTGACCCTGTTCTTAGGTATTGTACTGAGCATTAAGTTTGATGAATTCATGGAACAGCATGATCATGTGGACTTGTACAAACAGAAATGCAATTGTAGTGACTTATTTATGTTTTACTGCTACTGTGCCATTCCTCTTTGTTGGCTATGTTGTCAAGAAGCTCTTTGTTGGTTAATAAGTTGTTTTTAAGAGCTTTATATCCACTCCACCCCTTAGGCCTTAACAGCTTATCTTATTTGCCAGTGATCTATCTCCTATGTTGAATCTTCATTTTTTTTACCTTTCATTTATATATTTTGATATTTCACTTTACAAAAAGATTTGCCTTCCAAAATGTTCGTTTGAGAGTGTAAATATGCCACTCCgaacaataaaataaaataaagagttCTTACATGCAAATTGTGGGCTCCTATGTTTCATGCACAATTTATTTTTTCACTCCACTTATAGAACAAATGTTAGATCGTGAGTGTAGTACATAGTGAGATAGTCATCCTCCTAGAAATTGAGTGTTGTAACTTCGTCTGTAAGCTAGTTTTGCAATCTTAAGCATCATAAGCTTACAGCAATATGCAATTTGTGGCTTTTGCTAGAAATAGGGAGTCTTTGAAATTTTCTATGGAATGTTGATAGTTTGGCTTATTATTGTGATTCCACTTGAGAAAGAACAATCAAATTACTTAACATgtctccacatcattttctctgtccGCTGATCTATCTCTTCCCCAGGAAACAGAAGATGTCGTGACTATCCTAAGCGAAaagattgggaaagatcaatgggGAGGCCAAGAGCCATGCTGCTCAGGTGCCATTGCATGAACTTTGAAGCAGTTTAAGATCATCTCAGTGAACAGCCTAAGATCTGTTAGAGATTAGTTTGTTTGTGATTTAATTCTGTAAACCAACAAGTGTATTAGTAGTGTGCCAAGCTGGTGATTGCATATCCACTATTCTTGTAAATTTTACCAACTCTTTCCTGCTGTACATACTTGGTTTGAGTTTCTGAATTTCACTATTCAAACAAATGTTCCAAGTTAACCGATGCTTTATGTATCAGCGAAAATCCTGTAGCTAAGGTGCTTCCTTTTGGAACTAACTAATTCGAGAAAATGTACTTGGATTCGGACAATATCTTGTTGGTTATTAACGACATGGTTACACTGAAACTGACAATCAACAATTCATACAACCACAGACTACAATCAATAGTATTAATGATATTAGTTAAAATACATCATGGATCAAATTAGATGCCAACTTGTCCTATCAATTGGATGATTCACTTGCAAACTTCAACAAGCTTTGTTTGATCTGGAGTttcaaaaagaacaaaaaaaaaactccgtCTGATCTGTTCCGTGTAACCTTGGAACACCACAAGGTGTTGCTTTTTATTTACTGTAGTAATGTCATTGGACAAGACTGGAAACTGAAATCCTcatttctttacaagatagccCAGAATGATACTAAGCAGCCCAGCCACCAGTACGAATAACAGCGAGAAGCCTCCTTGCTTGCTAGCTTCACGTTTTACCTGCTCCTGCATGTTGAAGAGACGAATATTTCACATTGAGTTCGTAAAAGGACCAATGGGGGCGCGGATATGAATATTTGGcagatcaattcctcctaaggacttTGACTAAATTTGTAACCTAAACTTTGCATCTTGATTGTTCAGATAAAACTGAAGTGGAGAAGCTAGAAATTTGTGTCCCCTCCGCTAGCAAAGAATTTTAATTCTGGTTACAGAAatcaactaagagcatctccagccgcgtcccccaaaaggatttggggcgcgccggaccaaaaaaccgttccagccgcgtcccccaaagcccatttttgtccggcgcgccccgatacggtgtccggcgccccgagcccgtccccgtcccacaggggacgcaccggggacaccggacacaccgaaaagcgaggcggggagtggcggggctgactcgtcagcggcacaataaattttaacctaaccgtcgcctacctcgcgacggaagttattggcgcgcagcgacggtgcagcttcccgcgaGCCGCAGCCgatgcgtcccgtcgcgcctagctctgcgtgccggcgttaagcgccaccgctcctccgcctcccttcggcctataaaagggccgcctctcatcgtccctctcacacacaaaccctagcgcctctctcccaaaccctagccgccaccatctcaacaagactcgacgctatgtctggtagaggcggaggccgacctcgcggccgtggtcgtggtcgtggtcatggCCGCGGCAGGTTGaatgctcgccgtcgcctcccacgccgtcggcttcatcgtcggagatggacgtggagccggacgtgatgttcgagttcgtcctcgtcctcaagggcgacccgcgcggcatccagaggctgccagactccttcgccgactacgtcgccggcgatgaCCGCCCGAGcatgatgcatctgcgggaggctgcgtgcggctactaccggtggatcgtcgacgtgatctacgacgagcgcggcaagatgtacctcaacatcggctgggagaagttcgcgcggcaccacaacctcgaagccggcttcatcctcctgttctcctacttcagcgacagggacatgagcgtcaaggtcttcgacgagacgcgctgccgccgggactaccacggcgacagcaccgacaaGGAGGACAACTGAGtgctgtttcttcgcagcgaacacgtgcacggaagtttctggatgttcgtctcatcggtagaaccaacaagggcaccatcctcccgctggattttccagtttaggtgactgggtgtgccctcgagtgttctttcttagcagcgaacacaggaaaccttcgatgcacggcctagttaggtttagtttctttgcaaaattttatatttgtgtccaccatggttcaaactatgtattagtttgtggaaaaccatgttccaaactgtgtcttcgtgtaaacctcgttcccaattatgtattagtttgtggaaattgaaataaaaatgtcaaaaaaagtattttaaatgtttgggggaggcgtttgggggacgcggctggggagcgacgtcccccaaacgctcaatccggcgcggtttgggggacgctttggggacgcggctggagatgctctaagatacaTCACCAAGATGCACCAGCTTTGATCTTTCTACGCAATAATTCTCATCTACTAAGAGCAGGGAGAGCCCTGCAGCATTCCATTCAGAGAAGAAATAAATTTTCTTCTTTAGGGAAAATTCTACTTCAGCCAGAATTTTTTTGTGTTGATATATATGAATATCTAATAAAAGTAATGCATAATGAACAAACTGCAATAATTGATGGCATATACTGCTACAAATATGCAGCTTGGAGCCCCTTCAAATGGATTGATTCATTTAAGTTCTGTACTGACATCTATATTTAATTATTTCATGATAGTTGGGTTATGCGACAAACCGGAATACTTCGGAGAAGATATGGATTTTTTCCTAGTATTTTAACTATGAGGAAGGAAATATCGCATTATTAAATATATCGGCTTTGAGTACTAAACTGCTAACGGTAGCCCATGGAAAGAGCACATAATTTGAAGTTTCAAGCCTAATACAATACAGAACTAATACTCACCAACTCATATTGAAGCTTTTTATTTTGCTCAAGTGCAGAATCCTTTTCCTCAGTCAATTTTGCAATTAAAGCCCGCAGCTGAAATTAGAGAAATGGATAAGTAGTTATTCAGCTCAGAAATAACAATTACAATTTCCTCTAAAAAACTTACAAGTAAAATACCCGCAAAAAAACCTTCTACAAGTGAAATGACAAAACAAATTCCATTTTTTTATTGAACAAGTAACATGGAACCTGGAAGGCTGGGACAATCATTTAGTGAacacaataaaacaaactaaaattTAAAAGATGTCCATGTTACGAACGCCAGTTCTATGATTTCTATTGTGAAGGAGAACGATGGCCTGGACTATCTAAGAACAAACAGTCCCAATAACTGTTAAGCAAATTAACTGGATGGACAACAATAAGTgtttgctagtagcaatgtttgcACAGTTAAAAATCACAAGTACACTTGGTCATACAGTTCCAATATAAAGCAACTAAAAATCAACCATATGCATTATTGTTGGTCAAGAAAACCTACTATTATTTCAATATTATTCCTAGACAATAACGCTTCCCAGGTTATAGAACAATGAATGAGTAGAATCTGGAAAGATCAAAATGTATTCTTTTGTCTACATCTCTCTTCTGTCAAATAAGCATCTCTAGTAATATTTTACTAGCCCTGTGATGTAGCTGTCGTATTCCACAAAAAAATAACAACTATGAAACAAAAACTCTCGAACTGAAATTTGGAAGACAAATGGACTCACATCAAGGGACCGTGCACCAGGTCCTGCATATGTTCTTGTTTCCTATAGTTCCACATCAGAAAGGCAAACAACCAGCATGTTAAAAATTATACAAACAACAAAATTATAGAGCAAATAACCTATATAGCACATACCGCAGCACGTCCTGTAGGCATGAGTAATTCTTCAGTCTTTCCAACTGGTCCGGTTGGTGATCCCACCTCCTGAAAATACACAATCATCTCGTTACAGAGTCACATTTATAGACAAGCATTACAATTCAGTAGACTTACTGTCCCCAGCTCAGCTGATCTCAAGGAGAGCGAGCCACTCGACAGCTCCGAAGCACTCCCCCCATTATCCATAGTTCGCTGCATAGGCACCAAGATTCGCTGTGGACCATCGCTTTCCTCGGCGATCTCTGATTGTGATTCGTGTGGCATCACATAAGCGACCTTCAtcctcacctcctcaacaaggttGCCCTCTTCTTTCAAGAACTGGGCAACCAACACCAAGCCACAAATTCATtatgaaacaaaaacaaaaaactgtGAACTAGTAGTACATCAAACTACACTCTAGTAGCACCATTACCATTTGAGGGGTGACGTCTTTGGCCGATAAGCCGTCGCCGACGACCACGCTCTGTACCAGGAATTTGTCCTTGCACTGCAAGTCGGGAGGTGCAACAGTCTGCGCTTGCATCGTGACTGGTCCACAGATAATATATTGAAACATGTCAATTATAATcgagagaagaaaaactcttaaaGCCTGAATTGAGCAGTTTAGCTGGTTCAGTGAACACAACAGGCTACCTACAACTTCGCAGGTGGACCGCGGCAGCACGACACCATTGTTGGGGCGCACGCAGTACTTCTTTGGGCTCGTCGTCTTAACCTACTACCCGCACGCACCACAGGGTCACCAAGAAAAAAACATAAGACAATCCCTCAAGAAGAGATAGGATTTTGTAGGGTTAAACACCACAGTTAACAAGAGAATCACCTTAAAGGCGACGGTTCTATCGGTCTTGTTGGTCATCTTCAGGGGGCAGGAGATCTGCTTGTCGAGTTCGACTGTGCATGACAAGAAATTGCAGAGGGGTCAGCAGGGGAAATCGGGAGAGAAGTGGTCTGAAACTAAGGCGAGGTAGTAGAGGAGCGAGGATCTTACAGGGGAACTGGAGCTCCGGCGGGTCGACGTCGAGGAGGTCGCAGGAGGCCGCCATGGATGATATGCCCGGGGAGGAAGGTGGAAGTGGTGGGAAAAGGGAGCACAAGGCGCTGGACTGCTGGGGCCGTTAGTTCTTTGCCTCTTGGTCTGGGAACATACAAATTTCCATGGGGTTTTTATGTTTTCACTAAAATGTTATAAATTTCTAAACGAGGAGAAATTCTTTTTGTTTATTTTATTACATTAACCAAACAATATCGGCGCTTTTTATATTAACTGTGCAATCTGCTTTGCTCTCATATGTTGGCATACAACATAGTCTTCttcaccaagagtttgaacaatatGCTCAACTTATAATTTGTGAGAACTATGAATAATCATGTGTTACCGTCGCCATAAGTTTAATTGCCTGATTTTCATGCTCTACATATTTAACTGCATTTTTTCTAGGATCGCCTTGTGGAACCAAGAGAGTAAAGTATTTTTAGGAGTGCTCGTCAAAAGGTCATATACCTTTTTTGTTGTCCAGTCGTTTTCACTCAGTTTGCATCACATTCTCAATAAATATAAAGCTGTCCATACATCCTCCAAAGAGGTAaggtctcttttttttttttaggaaCACACTACAAACGTAGATCCTCTCGGTACACGCGCAACCATTATTCCCACGAACGCATGCATACATCCTACTAAAAAAATCTATGAGTACCTTCAAAAAACTAGGCTGGCGGGTTGGGTTTAGAGATTGACGAATCACCAGGAGCATCTCGCTATCGACGGGTCAATCGTCTCCTACTAAAAAAATCAGCTTTTAAGAGACACACAAGtgtcaaattcaaaatttgaactttgatggtacaaccaccctcctagcaCAACCAACCATCGGTTGGTTGTGCTCAGGAGAGAAGTTGGAAAAGTAAGAAGTGCCCATACATGAGTGTGCAAATGGCTTATCAAACGGCATGTCAAGAGCACTTTTTTCTATGGCTTTGACCAATTTGGAAACATCTAATTGTGCCTTCATATTTTGTCATGCTCCGTCTAGATAAATTGATAGCTAGTCTCAACTATTCTTATTATTTAGTCGTTGTCGTGTTGCAAATGATTATCCCATCTTCATGTTTTGTCATGTTCCGTGCCATCCACATATGTGCACtttaatggaaaaaagaaaacacaaagttaaaataagcaaagtaaacGACATGACTTGAAGGGATAAAAAGTCTTGCTCCACTATGACTCAAGGTTTCATTGGCAGCAACAATTTGAAGATCCTTcttgatgcggggtggctttcggacacctccacctcaagaccgtcaagtgcagccccgcctatcgtcgacgctacaccatggccacggagtcccccaagtggaccaacaacacaaaaccccgccatatatgtcaaggtgaactctttccgctctatggtcgacctcaacaccaacttgaatggtatgctacctcatgcctatcatcattgtgtctataggtgccgacatcgacaaggaccaagagagaatgaactcccatggtgcaaggaaagaagagaagaaggaagaggaagaagaggcgggaggaagaggcccagcctggccggtccaggacccggtcagaccggacccacaaccgggtcatccggtcccaggcccggtcaaccgggcgcccaaccggattcCCCGCCTCGTACCGGAAggcgaccggaaacttcgcaagttcccggttggcgcccggtcgaccggacccaggaccggaccacccggtcacgagcccggtccgaccggatcccaaaccgggttgcacgggttcgactcgaccggaacggcccgagtcggtccaccacttacctgttcgacccaagctgccttgtatgcctatataagcacctaggtcacccccttagctccttagacaagatttaggcttagacatggatatgagctttgtctccctagggtttcatcccctttgtatcaaggttacccttgttggatgtatggatttggtgtgtgagattctagtgctacccactctctctcccactccttgattcatctccctcaccgatctctcacctcggaattctaccgcgcgtctcttccgggttgattctattggcgtggtccatcgagccacgggggtaagtatcgattgtatcgggttggtgtgcgtgcgtgagttcctcgtgttcttcgtgttcatcgtgttcttcgcgctctccgtctctttccctttggatttcgggtcaaccgcaagatcgggccacaaacggggtcttagacctcatcatatggtatcagcagcctttggtttccgcggatttgaccccccacccatccaatttcgtctctaaaaattttccccaaaaatccccaaaaatagctctaatttgcctcttgaccgatctgcgattaggttgcgttttgagtggttttggtccatggatttggtgttggagtgcttgatctactatctccccaacttttagcccccaattccatcatttcccttcgttttggtcgatttggcttgatttcgctcaagaacaggagagagaaaaactgtgccccgcgaaatccggtcgaccgggcgccaaccgggccagtgaccggacagcctggcgccagggccggtcaaccgggcgccagaccgggcgccaaccgggccagaacccggtcaaccgggctataaaccgggcaggccggtccagggcctggtcaaccgggcgccaaccgggcgccacctccaccaccacctccgccaaACCGGAGccaaaccggtcgccaaccgggaaaATCCCTCGGACCGGAGGCaaaccgggccgcacgccggatgtccggcccaggatccggtCAAACCGGCCTCCTGACTGGATTTGACGTTTTTGATCCAAATTTCGCccgattttgactccactttttgccccaaattttgacaacttttcggagcccgtttgactccaaattttaacagcatcccccaaatactccacatagTCTACCctcaatttttgacgatttttggagcccaacttttgaccgctcgtttcgacccaacttttcgggcattgacttaatttgcccggtttccgttttggagtgcctttggtccgtgagaaccgcttccgcgcctacaccaaccgcggcgacaccttcggcacccgGATTctggcgcaacttcgacaccgccatcgtcgacaccatcgcaagttcgtgtgcttgacaccgcctaaccttttcactaggtataacttgccccctcaccccttgtaacccctcttcttttgcgatctatcctatcgagcattgcttattgagtgttgcgagacattgcacgtggccccgattgtgaggtgtgtgt from Lolium rigidum isolate FL_2022 chromosome 4, APGP_CSIRO_Lrig_0.1, whole genome shotgun sequence encodes the following:
- the LOC124705851 gene encoding vesicle-associated protein 1-2-like, producing the protein MAASCDLLDVDPPELQFPFELDKQISCPLKMTNKTDRTVAFKVKTTSPKKYCVRPNNGVVLPRSTCEVVVTMQAQTVAPPDLQCKDKFLVQSVVVGDGLSAKDVTPQMFLKEEGNLVEEVRMKVAYVMPHESQSEIAEESDGPQRILVPMQRTMDNGGSASELSSGSLSLRSAELGTEVGSPTGPVGKTEELLMPTGRAAETRTYAGPGARSLDLRALIAKLTEEKDSALEQNKKLQYELEQVKREASKQGGFSLLFVLVAGLLSIILGYLVKK
- the LOC124705852 gene encoding serine/arginine repetitive matrix protein 1, encoding MGGHGGLNILPQKRWNVYRFDNQEKVRVDEAEAARQDQLQREATRRRESHSRLVALRRNRGLQANSPSPPRAPSPPPPSVRPAPPPPPAARPADPLPVASDGDHINLFSGPAADFAALASASGGRGAAREREPAADSKPNPKKRKKEEETRTAGPDDEKYRLGYGLAGKGVAAPWYASKPLASSSKDRRDYAEGSGEKRSGGKKSIEELREERRKREAKEKERERALLAATSRKKERQPDRGYSSRYVR